In the Engystomops pustulosus chromosome 2, aEngPut4.maternal, whole genome shotgun sequence genome, one interval contains:
- the LOC140119849 gene encoding uncharacterized protein: MEKIFSCLKCEKSFTHKSSLDEHVKTHSPEKLFSCPECGKSFTKKSHLVAHEKIHTGEFTCSECGKWFSDNSRLANHRRTHTGEKPFSCPECGKCFTQKQYVVQHQRTHTGEKPFSCTECGKCFSDRSSFIRHKKIHTGVKPFSCPECGKCFIRKSHLVIHEKNHSGKKPFSCTECGKCFIHHSSLVSHQRSHTGEKPFSCSECGKSFVRNSRLVKHQKIHTGEKSFLCNECGKCFIHSSSLVKHQRIHNEEKPFSCPECEKCFAEKSSLLRHQRTHSGEKPFLCLECGKCFIRKSHLVQHEKIHTGENSYSCTECGKCFSNASHFSKHWRTHTAEKPFSCPECEKCFREKACLIRHQRTHTGEKPFSCLKCGKCFSRKDKLFTHQRTHTGEEPC; this comes from the coding sequence ATGGAAAAGATTTTTTCATGTCTGAAATGTGAGAAAAGCTTCACCCATAAATCAAGTCTTGATGAACATGTGAAAACTCACTCACCAGAAAAGctattttcatgtcctgaatgtggaaaatcttttaccaagaaatcgcATCTTGTTGCAcatgagaaaattcacacaggagaatTTACGTGCTCTGAATGTGGCAAATGGTTCAGTGATAATTCAAGACTTGCTAATCAccggagaactcacacaggggagaagccattttcatgtcctgaatgtgggaaatgttttacacagAAACAATATGTTGttcaacaccagagaactcacacaggagagaaaccattttcatgtactgaatgcggAAAATGTTTTAGCGATCGTTCAAGTTTCATTAGACacaagaaaattcacacaggagtgaagccattttcatgtcctgaatgtgggaaatgttttatcaggaaatcacatcttgttataCATGAGAAAAATCACTCAGggaagaagccattttcatgtactgaatgtggaaaatgtttcattcATCATTCAAGTCTTGTttcacatcagagaagtcacacaggagagaagccattttcatgttctgaatgtgggaaatcttttgTCCGTAATTCACGTCTTGTTAAACATcaaaaaattcacacaggggagaagtcaTTTTTATgcaatgaatgtggaaaatgtttcattcATTCTTCaagtcttgttaaacatcagagaattcacaacgaagagaaaccattttcatgccctgaatgtgagaaatgtttcGCAGAGAAATCGAGTCTtctaagacatcagagaactcactcaggggagaagccatttttatgtcttgaatgtggaaaatgttttatccgCAAATCGCACCTTGTTCAAcatgagaaaattcacacaggggaaaattcatattcatgtactgaatgtggaaaatgtttcagcaATGCTTCACATTTTTCTAAACACTGGAGAACTCACACagcagagaagccattttcatgccctgaatgtgagaaatgttttaggGAGAAAGCATGTCTtataagacatcagagaactcacacaggggagaagccattttcatgtctaaaatgtgggaaatgttttagcagGAAAGACAAGCTTTttacacatcagagaactcacacaggagaggaacCGTGTTAA